In Sceloporus undulatus isolate JIND9_A2432 ecotype Alabama chromosome 7, SceUnd_v1.1, whole genome shotgun sequence, one DNA window encodes the following:
- the CAMK2N1 gene encoding LOW QUALITY PROTEIN: calcium/calmodulin-dependent protein kinase II inhibitor 1 (The sequence of the model RefSeq protein was modified relative to this genomic sequence to represent the inferred CDS: deleted 2 bases in 1 codon), with amino-acid sequence MSEVLPFSEEKLGSYGEVVGGPPVGQSFTCRLQDTNNFYAGGQAKRPPKLGQIGRSKCVVIEDDRIDDVLQNISDKPPPGV; translated from the exons ATGTCGGAGGTGCTGCCTTTCAGCGAGGAGAAGCTGGGCTCCTATGGGGAAGTGGTGGGGGGCCCGCCAGTGGGGCAG TCCTTCACCTGCCGCCTCCAGGACACCAACAACTTCTATGCTGGGGGGCAAGCCAAGAGGCCCCCCAAACTGGGCCAGATCGGACGCAGCAAGTGCG tCGTCATCGAAGATGACAGAATCGACGACGTCCTGCAAAACATTTCCGACAAACCGCCACCGGGAGTTTAA